In one uncultured Methanoregula sp. genomic region, the following are encoded:
- a CDS encoding Fic family protein, with protein sequence MIKLEIKNIKGNYYLYFREILKINSKSITVALYAGRIDKITINEFLSKYHEFSLLRLTKYLDYQVVRYTSEYLDKEKIASLENVRYYHDEFKDLYPDESTRYLESVFVRYVQGTTAIEGNTISPQDTRELLEHDISPAGKKVSEVYEILNFVKLRDYLKTYDGDISEKLIRKMHAILMENLMRTPGDYRQIQVNIEKADYEPPPAILVPDMMTDLIRWYRQSIKKMHPFELAVLLHTRFELIHPFTDGNGRVGRALMNFILERAGYPTIYLGLPHRKDYLDAIQPADDGNFTPIVTTLFSIYSDQHNEVTAHVMKTMKETRTTSRTEYLLKEFTRLKRQFSKRNV encoded by the coding sequence ATGATTAAACTTGAAATTAAGAACATCAAAGGCAATTACTACCTCTATTTTAGAGAAATCCTTAAAATTAACTCAAAATCAATAACCGTGGCCCTTTATGCAGGCAGAATCGATAAAATAACGATAAATGAGTTTTTGAGCAAATACCATGAGTTCTCACTTCTCAGGTTAACGAAATATCTGGATTATCAAGTCGTCCGCTACACTTCCGAATATCTGGATAAAGAGAAAATTGCCTCTCTTGAAAACGTCCGGTATTACCATGATGAGTTTAAGGATCTCTACCCGGACGAGAGCACCCGGTACCTTGAATCCGTGTTCGTTCGATATGTCCAGGGGACCACAGCAATTGAGGGCAACACGATCTCACCTCAGGATACCCGGGAACTCCTTGAACATGACATCTCACCTGCCGGCAAGAAGGTCTCAGAAGTCTACGAGATCTTAAATTTCGTGAAACTCCGGGACTACCTGAAAACCTACGATGGAGATATATCTGAAAAATTAATCCGGAAGATGCATGCGATCCTCATGGAAAACCTGATGCGGACCCCGGGAGACTACCGGCAGATCCAGGTAAATATTGAAAAGGCCGATTACGAACCCCCGCCCGCAATTCTTGTCCCGGACATGATGACAGACCTCATCAGATGGTACCGGCAAAGCATAAAAAAAATGCACCCGTTTGAACTTGCGGTCTTGTTACATACCCGCTTTGAGCTGATCCACCCGTTCACGGATGGAAACGGGAGGGTTGGCAGAGCCCTCATGAACTTCATCCTGGAGCGAGCCGGTTATCCGACAATTTACCTTGGACTGCCTCACCGGAAGGACTATCTTGATGCGATTCAACCTGCCGATGATGGGAATTTCACCCCGATCGTAACCACCCTGTTTTCAATCTATTCTGACCAGCACAACGAGGTCACCGCTCACGTCATGAAAACCATGAAAGAGACCCGGACAACATCAAGAACAGAATACCTCCTGAAGGAATTCACCAGATTAAAAAGGCAATTTTCGAAAAGAAACGTTTGA